One window of the Candidatus Cloacimonadota bacterium genome contains the following:
- the prmC gene encoding peptide chain release factor N(5)-glutamine methyltransferase translates to MTLASLLESLRPGLLPSSGLDFLLAGLLDCSVPALRLQHNRKLAPPQQASIRDALLRLEKGEPPQYILGKTWFYGLELKVDPRVLIPRPETEGLVKLALERLKPEARVLEIGTGSGAIAIALKKTGPNLSVMATDISSAALELARDNASRHNCAIDFVEADLFPPGDFRFDLVVSNPPYISEKEYSELEPMVRDYEPRQALLAAEEGLEYYRYLFPGLPNHLNDGGLALFEHGALQRQSIIALGAEAGFECCLAKDDLAGRNRYLGFRLKRNTEK, encoded by the coding sequence ATGACCCTGGCATCCCTGTTGGAAAGTTTGCGGCCCGGGCTGCTGCCCTCCTCCGGTCTGGATTTCCTGCTGGCTGGATTGCTCGATTGTTCCGTTCCCGCTCTCAGGCTGCAACACAACAGGAAACTTGCCCCGCCTCAACAGGCTTCCATCCGCGACGCTCTCCTCCGGCTGGAGAAGGGGGAGCCGCCCCAATATATTTTGGGCAAAACCTGGTTTTACGGTTTGGAACTGAAGGTCGATCCCCGCGTTCTCATTCCCCGGCCGGAAACCGAAGGTCTGGTGAAACTCGCCCTTGAGCGCTTGAAACCTGAAGCCCGGGTGCTGGAGATCGGCACCGGAAGCGGCGCCATCGCCATTGCCTTGAAAAAAACCGGGCCAAACCTGAGCGTGATGGCCACGGATATCTCTTCCGCGGCGCTGGAACTGGCGCGGGACAACGCTTCCCGACACAACTGCGCCATAGATTTCGTAGAGGCGGACCTTTTCCCTCCTGGCGACTTCCGCTTTGACCTTGTTGTCAGCAATCCCCCCTATATCAGCGAAAAGGAATACTCGGAACTGGAACCCATGGTGCGGGATTATGAGCCGCGGCAGGCTCTGCTGGCAGCGGAAGAAGGCCTGGAATATTACCGCTACCTTTTTCCCGGTCTGCCCAACCATCTGAATGATGGAGGCCTGGCCCTCTTTGAACACGGAGCTTTGCAAAGACAGAGCATCATTGCCCTGGGGGCGGAAGCCGGCTTTGAATGCTGCCTGGCCAAAGATGACCTCGCCGGCCGGAACCGCTATCTGGGCTTTAGACTTAAACGAAATACAGAGAAATAG
- a CDS encoding ribonuclease HIII: MDKHIESALAQLLPELARHGISVSSQRELQYGLQLRLERDAETATLNLYWSLKKGISQVLAGKPNRLKADLAKLLNAAEAGPVGDFHTWERWIGSDECGKGDYFGALVVAAFALDAEKVDEIRSLGVLDSKKLTDIQVRDIAHNLYSRFPERIACIVIKPLRYNEIMADRQSRGENLNDLLAWQHGTAIMELLVRIPLVQGVLVDQFSLHKKVSKYLKNKEIGIPVEERPKAEADPAVAAASIIARYQFLQSRQAMDRHYKMSFPLGSGKNVLPPAKAFADKYGWDRLAEVAKLHFVTSRGVRVKDIFDPPADK, from the coding sequence ATGGACAAACACATAGAATCAGCTCTCGCCCAGCTTTTGCCAGAACTTGCCCGGCATGGGATCAGCGTTTCCAGCCAGAGGGAGCTTCAATACGGGCTGCAGTTGCGGCTGGAGCGCGACGCCGAAACCGCCACCCTGAATCTCTACTGGTCGCTGAAAAAGGGGATCAGCCAAGTCCTGGCGGGCAAGCCCAACCGCCTGAAAGCTGACCTGGCCAAGCTTCTGAATGCTGCCGAAGCCGGGCCGGTGGGCGATTTTCATACTTGGGAACGCTGGATCGGATCTGATGAATGCGGGAAGGGCGATTATTTCGGGGCTCTGGTGGTGGCGGCTTTCGCCCTGGATGCCGAAAAAGTTGATGAGATCCGCTCCCTGGGCGTTTTGGATTCCAAGAAACTCACCGATATCCAGGTCAGGGACATCGCTCACAACCTCTACTCGCGCTTCCCGGAACGGATCGCCTGCATCGTCATCAAGCCGCTGCGCTACAACGAGATAATGGCCGACAGGCAGAGCCGCGGGGAGAACCTGAACGACCTCCTGGCTTGGCAGCACGGCACCGCGATCATGGAATTGCTGGTACGGATACCTCTGGTGCAGGGTGTGCTGGTGGACCAGTTCAGCCTGCATAAAAAGGTAAGCAAGTACCTGAAAAACAAGGAAATCGGCATTCCCGTGGAAGAGCGTCCCAAAGCCGAGGCCGATCCCGCCGTGGCTGCCGCTTCCATTATAGCCCGCTACCAGTTTTTGCAGAGCCGCCAGGCCATGGACCGGCATTACAAGATGAGTTTTCCTCTCGGAAGCGGCAAAAACGTGCTTCCGCCCGCCAAGGCTTTTGCCGACAAATACGGTTGGGACCGCCTTGCCGAAGTTGCCAAGCTGCACTTCGTCACCAGCCGCGGCGTTCGGGTTAAGGATATTTTCGACCCTCCCGCTGACAAATAG
- a CDS encoding DNA alkylation repair protein — MTLLTARTELDPRQQEIFKFCEAYFFAHENPALVNKNARYFTEGYDAFGIKEDELRELRDQLLERFEPSVPELAELAYHLFATGKYEFGSLALMLLKKHRPRFDRSVFDQLKRTLDDVVENWAHADVIGTKLTPVLLELNLVDLADFEPWRFSPSKWTRRVAAVTLLYLRSHRPVEQLLEFIQPLMQDNTRPVQQGVGWFLRELWKVHSREVEDFLFANKDTAPRLVIQYATEKMNKDKKKRFRRAISKAVKPNKPQFRKDKPPQEDSGD; from the coding sequence ATGACACTTTTAACGGCAAGAACCGAGCTCGATCCCCGTCAGCAGGAGATCTTCAAATTCTGCGAAGCCTATTTCTTCGCCCATGAAAATCCCGCCCTGGTGAACAAGAACGCCCGCTACTTCACAGAGGGTTACGACGCTTTTGGCATCAAAGAGGACGAGCTTCGCGAGCTCCGAGACCAACTGCTGGAACGCTTTGAACCCAGCGTTCCCGAGCTGGCGGAACTCGCTTACCACCTTTTCGCCACCGGTAAATACGAATTCGGCTCGCTGGCCCTGATGCTGCTTAAAAAACACCGACCCCGCTTCGACCGCAGCGTCTTTGACCAGCTCAAACGCACCTTGGACGATGTGGTGGAGAACTGGGCACATGCTGATGTGATCGGCACCAAACTCACTCCCGTGCTGCTGGAGCTGAATTTGGTAGACCTCGCGGATTTCGAGCCCTGGCGCTTTTCTCCCAGCAAATGGACCCGCCGTGTTGCTGCTGTCACCTTGCTTTATCTGCGCAGCCACCGACCTGTGGAGCAATTGCTGGAATTCATCCAGCCCCTGATGCAGGACAATACCCGGCCAGTTCAGCAGGGCGTGGGCTGGTTCCTGCGCGAGCTCTGGAAAGTGCATTCCCGCGAAGTGGAGGATTTCCTTTTTGCCAACAAGGATACCGCGCCCCGCCTCGTGATCCAGTATGCCACGGAAAAGATGAACAAGGATAAAAAGAAGCGCTTCCGCCGAGCCATCAGCAAGGCTGTGAAACCGAACAAGCCTCAATTCCGCAAGGACAAACCACCCCAGGAGGATTCAGGTGACTAA
- a CDS encoding T9SS type A sorting domain-containing protein, with protein MTKLFPIIFLLCLPLLLPAQQLSVSLDLSALTPGTDELPAGWGVLTAPGSPRLPVKTVNIVLPPEAANLTFSYQFTGLKSIPSPPPFLNPPFTDGERVIAGPASLPDAARVVYKGIGHWGEVAYASFSVLPATHTGAEWRAWQQLRLDLSWEQPAETASKTLPPVWQQLAKKGYEPADFFVNPQDLNKYYVPSSAKNYDYLIVSTPELYTAIAPLETYRQGQGLITAFADINTILNSSPGATAGEKLRNHLIAQYHSNPFSYLLLVGDYDKVPVMYLTPEPDGSETVASDFFYGDLSSIVDTDSDGRLGEYSSGEGIQDFLCDFTPEVFVGRISNNSPVTVAQIAARTVAYEQTNAPWMRKALLPAAYLNYGGEPETIYLQTDGATFMELARQTILSDYDCTTMYERYGFLPSYPCDIDLDYDLLKNELNTNSYGLLNWSAHGSSGSSSRKVWMNDDNNNGLPDSWEMNWMGMVDRQSFDNLANPDGMVVFAASCYNGAIDSYQPCLAEYALQKKAVAVTAATRTGWYKIGWANPGWGGLSSYNYHWLENIASNGMTVGAAQAFANLTHCQYYLFGDPVDAGGIIWPELQNVYTYLLYGDPAIGYIGQQNYSNGEILVYEPSHQDGLPIVEALDLAHFNVVYTDKLIPDHDYINQFEAVFCLFGWGDTAYVLNPDSLDYALLNSYLNSGGKLYLEGDVSWDSQDPFWGKFAIQASLENFAYIEDLTTTQAGHTYTWGYDAQAEPHTQILMPTNSSSEVFISTQNLQHPDHPVAILNVKDNYATVASSFALADVDDTPPYSSDFRFLLGTILDRLGVIDYLPTGANDPQVPAPELSARPFPNPFTAGMTLQVELPKASAARLEIYNIRGQKVYSRSYLTLTAGAHELLWDGCDTRGEMVSSGLYFWRFSAGENSLSGKMLKLAE; from the coding sequence GTGACTAAGCTTTTTCCGATCATTTTCTTGCTCTGCTTACCGTTGCTGCTCCCGGCACAGCAACTCTCTGTTTCACTCGACCTTTCCGCACTCACGCCCGGCACCGATGAACTCCCTGCCGGATGGGGAGTCCTCACCGCACCCGGCTCTCCACGCCTGCCTGTCAAGACAGTGAACATTGTCCTGCCCCCGGAGGCTGCCAACCTCACTTTCAGTTATCAGTTCACCGGCCTTAAAAGCATTCCCTCTCCGCCTCCCTTTCTGAATCCGCCTTTTACAGACGGAGAACGTGTTATCGCCGGCCCAGCCTCCTTACCAGATGCTGCCAGGGTTGTCTACAAGGGCATCGGCCATTGGGGCGAAGTGGCTTACGCCAGCTTTTCAGTTCTTCCGGCCACGCATACTGGAGCTGAATGGCGGGCCTGGCAGCAACTTCGGCTTGACCTCAGTTGGGAGCAGCCCGCAGAAACTGCCTCAAAAACACTGCCTCCGGTCTGGCAACAGCTTGCCAAAAAAGGATATGAACCTGCTGATTTCTTCGTCAATCCCCAGGACCTGAACAAGTATTACGTTCCCAGCTCTGCCAAAAACTACGACTATCTGATCGTCTCCACCCCGGAGCTTTACACTGCGATTGCCCCGCTGGAAACTTACCGCCAGGGGCAGGGCCTTATCACCGCTTTCGCGGATATCAACACCATCCTCAATTCCAGCCCCGGCGCCACAGCTGGCGAAAAGCTGCGCAACCACCTTATTGCCCAGTATCACAGCAATCCCTTTTCCTATCTGCTGCTGGTGGGCGATTACGACAAAGTTCCGGTGATGTATCTCACTCCCGAGCCGGACGGTAGCGAGACTGTGGCCTCGGATTTCTTCTACGGCGACCTGAGCAGCATTGTGGATACCGATTCCGACGGCCGTTTGGGAGAATATTCCTCTGGCGAGGGAATCCAGGACTTTCTCTGTGATTTTACCCCGGAAGTTTTTGTGGGCCGCATTTCCAACAACAGTCCCGTTACCGTGGCCCAGATCGCCGCGCGCACCGTGGCTTACGAACAAACCAATGCACCCTGGATGCGGAAAGCCCTGCTGCCAGCTGCTTATCTGAACTACGGCGGCGAGCCGGAAACCATCTATCTGCAAACCGATGGCGCGACCTTTATGGAGTTAGCCCGCCAGACCATCCTCAGCGATTATGATTGTACCACAATGTATGAGCGATATGGTTTCCTGCCTTCCTATCCTTGTGATATTGATCTGGATTACGACCTGCTCAAAAACGAGTTGAATACAAACAGCTACGGGCTGCTCAACTGGAGCGCCCACGGCTCTTCGGGATCCTCTTCCCGCAAGGTCTGGATGAACGATGACAACAACAACGGCCTGCCCGATTCCTGGGAAATGAACTGGATGGGCATGGTGGACCGCCAGAGCTTTGACAACCTTGCCAACCCCGACGGCATGGTCGTTTTCGCTGCCTCCTGCTACAACGGCGCGATAGACAGCTACCAGCCATGCCTGGCTGAATACGCCCTACAGAAAAAGGCCGTTGCCGTCACCGCTGCCACCAGGACCGGCTGGTACAAGATCGGCTGGGCCAATCCCGGCTGGGGCGGGCTCAGCTCCTACAATTACCACTGGCTGGAAAACATCGCCAGCAACGGCATGACGGTCGGTGCCGCCCAGGCCTTTGCCAACCTCACCCACTGCCAGTATTACCTCTTCGGCGACCCCGTCGATGCCGGCGGGATCATCTGGCCGGAACTGCAAAATGTCTATACCTATCTGCTTTACGGCGATCCCGCCATCGGCTACATCGGCCAGCAGAACTACAGCAATGGCGAGATACTGGTCTATGAACCCTCTCACCAGGACGGCCTGCCCATCGTCGAAGCGCTCGACCTCGCCCATTTCAATGTGGTGTACACCGATAAGCTAATCCCGGATCATGACTATATCAACCAGTTCGAGGCGGTCTTCTGCCTCTTCGGCTGGGGCGACACAGCCTATGTCCTGAACCCTGATTCGCTGGATTACGCCCTGCTGAATTCCTATCTGAACAGCGGCGGCAAGCTCTATCTGGAAGGTGATGTAAGCTGGGACTCCCAAGACCCCTTCTGGGGAAAATTCGCCATCCAGGCATCCCTGGAAAACTTTGCCTACATCGAAGACCTCACCACCACCCAGGCCGGTCACACCTACACTTGGGGCTATGACGCCCAGGCTGAACCCCATACCCAGATACTGATGCCCACGAACTCATCCTCGGAGGTTTTCATCAGCACTCAAAACCTTCAGCATCCTGACCATCCGGTTGCCATACTGAACGTTAAAGACAACTATGCCACCGTCGCTTCGTCCTTTGCCTTGGCCGATGTGGACGACACCCCACCCTACTCCAGCGATTTCCGCTTCCTGCTGGGCACCATCCTTGACCGCCTGGGCGTGATAGATTACCTGCCCACGGGCGCCAACGATCCCCAAGTTCCTGCTCCAGAGCTGTCCGCAAGGCCCTTTCCCAATCCTTTCACCGCCGGGATGACCCTTCAGGTAGAACTGCCCAAGGCCTCTGCTGCCAGGCTGGAGATCTACAACATTCGGGGGCAGAAGGTATACTCCCGCAGTTACTTGACTTTGACGGCTGGAGCCCATGAACTGCTCTGGGACGGATGCGATACCCGGGGAGAAATGGTTTCATCCGGGCTCTATTTCTGGCGGTTCAGCGCTGGTGAGAACTCCCTCAGCGGCAAGATGCTAAAACTGGCTGAATAG
- a CDS encoding RNA methyltransferase, whose product MIHVILVEPIYEGNVGAVARIMHNFGFTGLRIVGAVPSKNDFYLAMHSEHLLENALVFPTLAEAVTDLDRVIAFSRRLGKLKPADLNPPQMADYCTKIPQLEIGLVFGRETFGLTDAEAALCPLRCHIPANPAFPSINLAQAVTIALWELSRGGEKSARIKAVSGIELDKMKAYMLDVMEATGFFRSHETTNWEMFIAKMLAQLNPTKTMLWRFRQMFNRWHVLVTGRGRGYERSLPAGQDTEDKPE is encoded by the coding sequence ATGATCCACGTAATCCTGGTGGAGCCTATCTATGAGGGAAATGTGGGCGCCGTGGCCAGGATTATGCACAACTTCGGTTTCACAGGGCTGCGGATCGTGGGCGCTGTGCCCAGCAAGAACGATTTTTACCTGGCCATGCATTCAGAACACTTGCTGGAAAATGCTTTGGTCTTTCCCACCCTGGCAGAGGCTGTGACTGATCTGGATCGCGTCATCGCCTTTTCCCGCCGCCTTGGCAAACTCAAGCCGGCGGACCTCAACCCGCCCCAGATGGCGGATTATTGCACGAAAATCCCCCAACTGGAGATTGGCCTGGTCTTCGGCCGAGAAACTTTTGGCCTCACAGACGCCGAAGCAGCCCTCTGCCCCCTCCGCTGCCACATTCCGGCCAATCCGGCCTTTCCCTCCATCAACCTCGCCCAGGCCGTGACCATTGCCCTTTGGGAACTAAGCCGTGGAGGAGAAAAAAGCGCCCGGATCAAAGCCGTGAGCGGAATTGAACTTGACAAAATGAAAGCCTACATGCTTGATGTCATGGAGGCCACTGGATTCTTTCGCAGTCACGAGACCACGAACTGGGAAATGTTCATCGCCAAGATGCTCGCCCAACTGAATCCGACCAAAACAATGCTTTGGCGTTTCCGCCAGATGTTCAACCGCTGGCATGTGCTCGTCACAGGCAGGGGCAGAGGTTATGAACGCTCCCTCCCGGCCGGGCAGGATACCGAAGACAAACCAGAATAA
- a CDS encoding transglutaminase domain-containing protein → MNAKRFTLLIVFLACAIASLAALPSAFTSKGNPGLYKTLRSKALGNLAKLDRHQRKEYRRLLKEQDDVLMAYLLAYESDANLQIARPADVLSNYLHVRALLNTHGTSLDPEFYLSYVAKQTVSDERIEAYREGLLRDGLREIMESSTDEIDLYRKVSQWCVGRLKFQPTSGRDQTPLDITQKSLLGRCEEMQILFVAAARTVGLPSRPASTPWWPHQDNNHAWAEVWLDGAWHYTGDMDAAYWPDQTWFSGLIDKTVLILADGSLPAASDEVLIRGKYDCVINSIRNYAGERTRSLSIQTLDEQGNPLPNTSVGVMVVNWSALRPLAWLKTDAEGKLTFSVGRGAFYLAAEQDGKRALELVPSSDSTLINCDLTLKAGPLADRDDRLVYPSNPFEWKQAPEDWNEGVKREKERWNAIDRSWARVAASQADSLNAEFVKAARGNYAGALEFLRRYPHPCEGFIEDCLAEEWGIMDPKFLWQASADQIEAVYHAYLKYEDDENIGQDMGSLIFPSVRYEELPQPLGFRNGIPSFYPRSFYQQGETRLERLNRAARWLKRNYKIDPDKALSGMPPLHVVIGQKYLNNAQYKLMAVSLARANGIPAYAGFRSKHIGVIFDDGDSGYYDLETCAPEIDPDEQEALVKLTVLVSDESGAPLGSNERAMLILSDIREGDYAWLEGYSGKDEGNGVLSFQVPKGECYLSAIYRISDSLTAFQTKHLDLDDSLTVEIFLKDYPRGWNDGVYYELTELLTPADTTGFEIFLIGNHDQENSIRLAEKLRSLGRKFLWVGYEPAPQPIANYVVSQLWAQWMTEDQRNRARTITLTLKNGKWDSYEGLWDHLPE, encoded by the coding sequence ATGAACGCCAAGCGTTTCACCCTGCTTATAGTTTTTCTGGCCTGTGCCATTGCAAGCCTGGCCGCTCTTCCTTCAGCCTTCACCTCCAAGGGGAACCCCGGGCTGTATAAGACCCTGCGCTCCAAAGCGTTGGGCAACCTTGCCAAGTTGGACCGCCATCAAAGGAAGGAATATCGGCGTCTGCTGAAAGAACAAGACGACGTTCTGATGGCCTATCTGCTTGCCTATGAAAGTGATGCCAACCTCCAGATCGCCCGCCCGGCAGATGTGCTGTCGAACTATCTGCATGTACGCGCCCTCCTCAATACCCACGGGACCAGCCTGGACCCGGAATTCTACCTCTCCTACGTGGCCAAGCAAACCGTATCCGACGAACGCATAGAGGCTTACCGCGAAGGCCTGCTCCGGGATGGTCTGCGTGAAATCATGGAGTCCAGCACGGATGAGATCGACCTGTACAGAAAAGTCAGCCAGTGGTGCGTGGGCCGCCTCAAGTTTCAACCCACCTCAGGACGCGACCAAACCCCGCTCGACATCACCCAAAAAAGCCTGTTAGGGCGTTGTGAGGAGATGCAAATCCTCTTCGTGGCCGCCGCCAGAACGGTTGGATTGCCCTCGCGGCCGGCTTCCACACCCTGGTGGCCGCATCAGGATAACAATCACGCCTGGGCAGAAGTTTGGCTGGACGGAGCCTGGCACTATACCGGAGACATGGATGCCGCCTATTGGCCCGACCAGACCTGGTTCAGCGGCCTCATCGACAAGACCGTGCTGATCCTTGCCGACGGCTCTCTGCCCGCAGCCAGCGACGAGGTCCTGATTCGCGGAAAATACGATTGCGTGATCAATTCCATCCGCAACTATGCCGGGGAACGCACCCGTTCTCTCAGCATCCAAACCCTTGATGAGCAAGGTAATCCGCTTCCGAATACCTCGGTCGGCGTGATGGTGGTGAACTGGTCTGCCCTGCGTCCGCTGGCCTGGCTCAAAACGGATGCCGAAGGCAAATTAACTTTCTCCGTGGGCCGCGGTGCCTTTTACCTGGCCGCCGAGCAAGATGGGAAGCGGGCCTTGGAGCTGGTCCCTTCCAGCGACAGCACGCTCATCAACTGCGACCTGACGCTGAAAGCCGGGCCGCTGGCTGACCGCGATGACCGGCTTGTCTATCCCTCCAACCCCTTCGAATGGAAACAGGCTCCGGAAGACTGGAACGAAGGCGTGAAGCGGGAAAAGGAACGCTGGAATGCCATCGACCGAAGCTGGGCCAGGGTCGCCGCTTCCCAGGCGGATTCACTCAACGCGGAATTTGTCAAAGCCGCGCGGGGGAATTATGCCGGGGCTTTGGAGTTCCTGCGCCGCTATCCCCATCCCTGCGAAGGGTTTATCGAGGATTGTTTGGCTGAAGAATGGGGCATCATGGACCCTAAGTTCCTCTGGCAGGCCAGCGCTGACCAGATTGAAGCAGTATATCATGCTTACCTAAAATATGAAGATGATGAGAATATTGGCCAGGATATGGGGTCGCTGATCTTTCCCTCTGTCCGCTATGAAGAACTGCCCCAACCGCTGGGGTTCCGGAACGGGATACCCAGCTTCTATCCCCGCTCATTTTACCAACAGGGTGAAACCCGGCTTGAACGTCTGAATCGGGCGGCGCGCTGGCTGAAGAGAAACTACAAGATAGACCCCGACAAGGCTTTAAGCGGTATGCCGCCGCTCCATGTCGTCATCGGACAAAAGTATCTCAACAACGCCCAATACAAGCTAATGGCTGTCAGCCTGGCTCGTGCCAACGGAATTCCTGCCTATGCCGGCTTCCGGAGCAAGCACATAGGGGTCATATTTGACGATGGTGACAGCGGTTATTATGATTTGGAAACCTGTGCTCCGGAGATAGATCCCGATGAGCAGGAGGCATTAGTGAAGCTGACCGTGCTTGTTTCTGACGAATCAGGCGCGCCTCTGGGATCGAACGAAAGGGCTATGCTCATCCTCTCTGATATCCGCGAGGGCGACTATGCCTGGCTGGAAGGCTATTCCGGAAAGGACGAGGGCAACGGGGTCCTCAGTTTCCAGGTGCCCAAGGGTGAATGCTACCTTTCCGCCATTTACCGGATCTCGGACAGCCTGACCGCTTTCCAAACCAAACATCTGGACCTGGATGACAGCCTCACGGTGGAGATCTTTCTGAAGGATTACCCCCGCGGCTGGAACGATGGTGTCTATTACGAACTTACGGAGCTGCTAACCCCGGCAGACACAACCGGCTTCGAGATCTTTCTAATCGGCAACCACGACCAGGAAAATAGCATCCGATTAGCTGAAAAGCTGCGTTCCCTGGGACGGAAATTCCTTTGGGTGGGTTACGAGCCGGCGCCGCAACCCATTGCCAATTATGTGGTAAGCCAGCTTTGGGCGCAGTGGATGACCGAGGACCAGCGCAACCGGGCGCGCACCATCACCCTCACCCTCAAAAACGGAAAATGGGACAGCTATGAAGGGCTTTGGGACCACCTGCCGGAGTGA
- the murA gene encoding UDP-N-acetylglucosamine 1-carboxyvinyltransferase: MDRFIIEGNRELSGTIQVSGAKNAILPVMAACLLAPGKSVLRNVPNLIDLKTMAHLLRVLGARVVYENGMMSIDSRDVNFNEAPYELVSKMRASIYVLGPLLARLGEARVSFPGGCAIGTRPVDLHLQAMEALGAKIEIEHGYIHATADRLTGADIHFAKSSVGATINALMAAVLASGTTRMFNAAMEPEVDSTIELLNKMGAKISGQGSTTLTIEGVNDLFPVEMRMISDRIEAGTFLIAGALSTKPVTVANCQPEHLGILLEKLRSAGCEIDVQASNITVVPPQVIKPVDILTLPYPGFPTDLQAQFTVLMALAEGTCFIEDTIFPDRFMHVAELNRLQADIRMERNVAHVKGVKAFSGAEVMATDLRASAALVLAGMVAEGTTTVSRIYHIDRGYDRIEEKLNSIGARITREMA; the protein is encoded by the coding sequence ATGGACAGATTCATCATTGAAGGCAACCGCGAACTGAGCGGCACCATCCAGGTGAGCGGGGCCAAAAATGCCATCCTGCCCGTGATGGCAGCCTGCCTCCTCGCTCCGGGCAAATCCGTGCTGCGCAACGTTCCCAACCTCATCGACCTTAAAACCATGGCCCACCTGCTGCGGGTGCTGGGAGCTCGCGTGGTCTATGAAAACGGCATGATGTCGATTGACTCACGAGATGTGAATTTCAACGAAGCGCCCTATGAACTGGTGAGCAAGATGCGCGCTTCAATCTATGTGCTGGGGCCGCTTTTGGCAAGATTGGGCGAGGCCCGGGTCTCATTTCCCGGAGGCTGCGCCATAGGCACCAGGCCTGTGGACCTGCATCTGCAAGCAATGGAAGCACTTGGAGCCAAAATTGAGATCGAACACGGCTACATCCACGCCACCGCCGACCGGCTCACCGGCGCGGACATCCATTTCGCTAAATCCTCTGTGGGAGCCACTATCAACGCCCTCATGGCCGCCGTCTTGGCCAGTGGCACCACCCGTATGTTCAATGCCGCCATGGAACCGGAGGTGGATTCCACCATCGAACTGCTCAACAAAATGGGCGCGAAAATTTCCGGTCAGGGCAGCACCACCCTCACCATCGAAGGCGTGAACGACCTCTTCCCTGTGGAAATGAGGATGATCTCCGACCGCATAGAAGCCGGCACCTTCCTCATCGCCGGAGCCCTCAGCACTAAGCCTGTCACCGTGGCAAACTGCCAGCCGGAGCATTTGGGCATCCTGCTGGAAAAACTGCGCTCCGCCGGCTGCGAAATCGATGTCCAAGCTTCCAACATCACCGTTGTCCCACCCCAGGTGATCAAACCTGTGGACATCCTAACCCTGCCCTATCCAGGCTTCCCCACCGACCTCCAGGCCCAGTTCACCGTGCTGATGGCGCTTGCCGAAGGCACCTGCTTCATCGAGGATACCATTTTCCCGGACCGCTTCATGCACGTTGCCGAACTCAACCGCCTCCAGGCCGACATCCGCATGGAACGCAACGTTGCCCATGTGAAAGGGGTCAAAGCCTTCAGCGGCGCTGAAGTGATGGCCACCGACCTGCGCGCCTCCGCGGCTCTTGTCCTAGCCGGTATGGTCGCCGAAGGCACCACCACCGTTTCCCGCATCTACCACATCGACCGAGGATACGACCGTATCGAGGAAAAACTCAATTCCATCGGGGCCCGCATCACCCGCGAAATGGCTTGA